Proteins from a single region of Butyrivibrio fibrisolvens:
- a CDS encoding cysteine synthase family protein, whose protein sequence is MKYYESLKDAIGNTPMLKLQRADESITSDIYAKLELFNPCGSVKDRVGYAMVEDAEKRGILKPGSVIIEATAGNTGIGVAFGALNKGYKVIFVVPLKFSPEKQTLMRMLGAEIINTPTEGGMQGAIKKADELVASTPGAVQLGQFVNPENPGVHYRTTGPEIWRDMSGHIDYFVAGAGSGGTFSGIVKYLKEQNPNIIAILADPVGSTMGGGEHADYKIEGIGNDFIADTMDMSLVDRVVKVNDDQAYGQARELAHTEGVFAGSSSGAALYVAKQIAKEVQGKNIVTVFPDRGDRYFSEHLYE, encoded by the coding sequence ATGAAATACTACGAATCATTAAAGGACGCTATCGGTAACACACCAATGCTCAAGCTCCAGCGAGCTGACGAGAGCATTACATCAGATATATATGCTAAGCTGGAGCTTTTCAATCCTTGCGGAAGCGTCAAGGACAGAGTTGGATATGCAATGGTTGAAGATGCAGAGAAAAGAGGAATCTTAAAACCCGGTAGCGTGATCATAGAGGCCACAGCGGGGAATACCGGAATTGGAGTTGCATTTGGCGCCCTTAATAAGGGATATAAGGTGATATTCGTAGTTCCTCTTAAATTCTCTCCTGAAAAGCAGACTCTTATGAGAATGCTTGGCGCCGAGATCATAAATACTCCTACAGAAGGCGGGATGCAGGGCGCGATCAAGAAGGCAGATGAACTAGTAGCATCTACCCCCGGAGCTGTTCAGCTTGGACAGTTCGTAAACCCTGAAAATCCTGGAGTTCATTATAGAACAACAGGTCCCGAAATCTGGAGAGATATGTCAGGACACATCGACTACTTCGTAGCAGGTGCCGGAAGTGGCGGAACATTCTCAGGTATCGTCAAATATCTCAAGGAGCAGAACCCTAATATAATAGCTATTTTGGCAGATCCTGTGGGCTCAACTATGGGAGGAGGAGAGCACGCTGATTATAAGATAGAGGGAATTGGTAATGACTTTATTGCCGACACCATGGACATGTCACTTGTAGACAGAGTCGTTAAGGTTAACGACGATCAGGCATATGGTCAGGCAAGAGAACTTGCTCATACAGAAGGCGTTTTTGCTGGAAGCTCATCAGGAGCGGCTTTATATGTAGCTAAGCAGATTGCAAAAGAAGTACAGGGCAAGAATATCGTTACAGTATTCCCTGACAGAGGAGACAGATATTTCAGTGAACATCTGTATGAATAA
- the metK gene encoding methionine adenosyltransferase: MGKLFTSESVTEGHPDKVADQISDAILDALLEQDPTSRVAAETTVATGLALIVGEITTKAYVDIAKVVRDTVREIGYTKNLDGFNADSISVLQSIDEQSADIALGVDKAYESKQEGADKDYGTGAGDQGIIFGYATNETPEYLPPAISFAHRLTRQLAKVRKDGTLAYLGPDGKSQVTVEFDDSGKKVKRIDTIVISTQHSADVSQETIHKDVKEYVINAVIPAELLDENTKYFINPTGRFVIGGPHGDSGLTGRKIIVDTYGGAGHHGGGAFSGKDPTKVDRSAAYAARWVAKNLVAAGAADQLEIELAYAIGVAEPVSISVDTFGTGKYSDEKLVEVIEKVFDLRPEAIIDSLDLRRPIYKKTAAYGHFGRDDADFTWEKLDRVDEIKGVLNA, from the coding sequence ATGGGAAAATTATTCACATCAGAATCAGTAACTGAAGGACATCCGGATAAGGTAGCAGATCAGATTTCAGACGCAATACTCGATGCACTTTTGGAACAGGATCCTACGTCAAGAGTTGCAGCTGAGACAACAGTAGCTACAGGACTTGCTCTTATCGTAGGTGAGATCACAACTAAAGCATACGTTGATATCGCTAAGGTAGTAAGAGACACCGTTAGAGAGATCGGATACACCAAAAACTTGGATGGATTCAATGCAGATTCCATATCAGTTCTTCAGTCAATCGATGAACAGTCAGCAGACATTGCACTTGGTGTTGATAAAGCATACGAGTCCAAGCAGGAAGGCGCAGACAAGGACTACGGAACAGGCGCCGGCGATCAGGGTATCATCTTTGGATACGCAACTAATGAGACACCTGAGTATCTGCCACCTGCAATCTCTTTTGCCCACAGGCTTACAAGACAGCTTGCCAAGGTAAGAAAAGATGGAACACTCGCTTACCTCGGACCTGATGGTAAGAGCCAGGTTACAGTCGAGTTTGATGACTCAGGCAAAAAAGTTAAGAGAATCGATACCATCGTAATCTCAACTCAGCACAGCGCTGATGTATCTCAGGAAACAATCCATAAAGATGTAAAAGAATATGTTATAAACGCTGTTATTCCAGCAGAACTTCTTGATGAAAATACAAAGTATTTTATCAACCCTACAGGAAGGTTCGTAATCGGAGGACCTCACGGAGATTCAGGTCTTACAGGCAGAAAGATAATCGTTGATACCTACGGCGGTGCAGGACATCACGGCGGCGGTGCATTCTCCGGTAAGGATCCGACAAAGGTTGATAGAAGCGCAGCTTACGCAGCAAGATGGGTGGCCAAAAACCTTGTAGCTGCTGGAGCAGCAGATCAGCTTGAGATCGAACTTGCATATGCGATCGGCGTTGCAGAACCTGTTTCTATCTCAGTTGATACATTCGGAACAGGTAAGTATTCAGATGAAAAGCTTGTAGAGGTTATCGAGAAGGTATTCGATCTTCGCCCTGAAGCGATCATTGATTCACTTGATTTAAGAAGACCTATTTATAAGAAGACTGCAGCATACGGGCATTTTGGAAGAGATGATGCAGACTTCACATGGGAGAAGCTGGATAGAGTTGATGAGATTAAAGGAGTTTTAAATGCGTAA
- a CDS encoding DUF5692 family protein, producing MIFQLYSSSASMQLLGWILVFAGLILINEIGRRTKIGGMIVFVIIPAILTVYFIAIHCGAFGGDANPTMAYMDGWFHYFKLYAADIGCVGFMMIKYKWGLGKKEWFKWWPWFIVAANIMIANVSDLESAWAAYNITGDLSGAWWASNEGVFIYGGWWNVLNCIAGMINIFCMTGCIKLFTSNDKNKSDMLWPDMTIWFILAYDVWNFEYTYLNLPTHSWYCGVALLLAPTFANAFWNKGAWIQNRANTLAIWCMWAQVIPLFQLKGTFAAALPRVYGGATEAGITTMDLYEQAIALYNSNVGKTAAAGQAIEQMGITADPTAQGVIAILSVIVNVVCIMVIIKRSIKAGRNPYSNNVFEGTRDFEEAMARAEK from the coding sequence ATGATATTTCAGCTTTACTCATCTAGTGCTTCTATGCAGCTTCTGGGATGGATCCTGGTTTTTGCAGGCCTGATCCTTATCAATGAGATTGGCCGTCGCACTAAAATTGGCGGAATGATCGTATTTGTTATCATTCCTGCGATTCTGACGGTATATTTCATAGCTATTCATTGCGGTGCATTTGGCGGTGATGCAAACCCGACAATGGCATATATGGATGGCTGGTTCCATTACTTCAAGCTATATGCTGCTGACATCGGCTGCGTCGGCTTCATGATGATCAAGTATAAATGGGGCCTTGGTAAGAAAGAATGGTTCAAATGGTGGCCTTGGTTTATCGTAGCTGCTAATATCATGATCGCGAACGTATCTGATCTTGAATCAGCATGGGCTGCATATAATATCACTGGCGACCTTTCAGGCGCATGGTGGGCTTCAAATGAAGGTGTATTCATCTATGGCGGATGGTGGAATGTTCTTAACTGCATCGCAGGTATGATCAACATCTTCTGTATGACAGGCTGTATTAAGCTGTTTACATCTAATGACAAGAATAAGAGCGATATGCTCTGGCCTGATATGACTATATGGTTCATTCTTGCTTATGATGTTTGGAACTTTGAATATACATACCTCAACCTTCCTACACACAGCTGGTATTGTGGTGTTGCACTTCTTCTTGCTCCTACATTTGCAAATGCATTCTGGAACAAGGGTGCATGGATCCAGAACCGTGCAAATACACTTGCTATCTGGTGTATGTGGGCTCAGGTTATCCCGCTCTTCCAGCTTAAAGGAACATTTGCAGCAGCTCTTCCAAGAGTATATGGCGGGGCTACAGAAGCTGGCATTACAACAATGGATCTGTATGAACAGGCTATCGCTCTTTACAATTCAAATGTTGGAAAGACAGCTGCTGCAGGTCAGGCTATTGAACAGATGGGTATTACAGCTGATCCTACAGCACAGGGCGTTATCGCAATCCTGTCTGTTATCGTCAATGTAGTCTGCATCATGGTTATCATCAAGCGCTCTATCAAAGCTGGCCGCAATCCTTATTCCAATAACGTATTTGAAGGAACAAGAGATTTCGAAGAAGCTATGGCAAGAGCAGAGAAATAA
- a CDS encoding aldose 1-epimerase family protein: MLYNISNEELTVSIESFGAEIRSVKDKSGHEYMWQADPAYWKRTSPVLFPLVGNYKDKESVYDGKTYEMSQHGFARDMEFSLVDSSSDRIVFRLEDNDDTLKKYPFRFMLEIEYILSVRSVEVIWRISGKDQEVIYFSIGAHPAFNCKLQDSYLTFSKEKGASASAPSKEKLTSYVLNSEGLITSKTNEYTLDDGKLHLSDELFAGDALVVEDVQAKSVSLFENDKRIVTVDFDTPLFGLWSPAGKGAPFMCIEPWYGRADGDDFDKKLENRKYGNTLKKDEVFEESYTMTF, encoded by the coding sequence ATGCTTTACAATATTTCTAATGAAGAACTTACAGTATCTATTGAAAGCTTTGGCGCCGAGATTCGCTCCGTCAAAGATAAATCCGGCCATGAATATATGTGGCAGGCTGATCCTGCATATTGGAAGCGCACTTCACCGGTTCTTTTCCCACTGGTTGGTAATTATAAGGACAAAGAGTCTGTATATGACGGCAAGACTTACGAAATGTCCCAGCACGGCTTTGCAAGAGATATGGAATTCTCTCTTGTAGACAGCTCTAGTGACAGAATCGTATTCCGCCTTGAAGATAACGACGATACTCTTAAAAAGTATCCTTTCAGATTTATGCTTGAGATTGAATATATCCTTTCAGTAAGAAGCGTAGAAGTTATCTGGCGCATATCCGGCAAGGATCAGGAAGTTATCTACTTCTCAATCGGCGCTCACCCTGCATTTAACTGCAAACTCCAAGATTCCTACCTGACATTCTCTAAGGAAAAAGGTGCATCAGCAAGCGCTCCTTCCAAGGAAAAACTCACTTCATATGTACTTAATTCAGAAGGCCTCATAACTTCTAAGACAAATGAATATACACTTGATGACGGAAAGCTTCATCTGTCTGATGAGCTCTTCGCTGGGGATGCTCTCGTAGTTGAGGATGTTCAGGCAAAAAGCGTTTCCTTATTTGAAAATGATAAGAGAATCGTTACTGTCGACTTCGATACTCCTCTCTTTGGTCTGTGGTCTCCTGCCGGTAAAGGTGCACCATTCATGTGCATCGAGCCTTGGTATGGCAGAGCTGATGGTGATGACTTTGATAAGAAGCTTGAGAATAGAAAGTATGGTAATACACTCAAAAAGGATGAGGTATTTGAAGAAAGCTATACAATGACTTTCTAA
- the sdaAA gene encoding L-serine ammonia-lyase, iron-sulfur-dependent, subunit alpha, with product MSFAKLTDIIKQSNEHNISFWEVVMLDDMKERNVSREESFNEMLVMLRAMRTADQEYDPTLRSASGLAGGDGEKLHQYRMKENRLIGDYLVEVMEKAIKMGESNACMKRIVAAPTAGSCGVIPAVLLTYEEQKNVDEEKIAQALYVAAGIGEVIAASACIAGAGGGCQAEIGSASAMAAGALTYLEGGNNEEIVHAAALSLKNMLGLTCDPVAGLVEVPCIKRNVSGAVNAVVSSQMAIAGIRSAIEPDEVIDSMRRIGKQIPECLRETSREGLAITPSAIAVTKRLRGKK from the coding sequence ATGAGTTTTGCAAAATTAACAGATATAATTAAACAGTCCAATGAGCATAATATCAGCTTCTGGGAAGTTGTAATGCTCGATGACATGAAGGAGCGTAACGTATCAAGAGAAGAGAGCTTTAATGAAATGCTCGTTATGCTTCGCGCCATGAGAACAGCCGACCAGGAATATGATCCCACACTTCGTTCTGCAAGCGGCCTTGCAGGAGGAGACGGAGAGAAGCTCCATCAGTACAGAATGAAAGAAAATAGGCTCATCGGCGACTATCTTGTTGAAGTTATGGAAAAAGCGATCAAGATGGGCGAATCCAATGCCTGTATGAAAAGAATAGTAGCAGCACCTACAGCTGGTTCCTGTGGCGTAATACCTGCAGTTCTTCTGACATATGAAGAGCAGAAGAATGTCGATGAGGAAAAGATAGCTCAGGCACTTTACGTAGCAGCCGGTATAGGAGAAGTTATCGCTGCAAGTGCATGCATAGCAGGAGCTGGCGGCGGATGCCAGGCTGAGATTGGCTCAGCAAGTGCTATGGCAGCAGGTGCTCTTACATATCTTGAAGGTGGCAATAACGAAGAGATAGTTCACGCAGCAGCTCTTTCTCTTAAAAATATGCTGGGACTTACCTGCGATCCTGTAGCAGGACTTGTAGAAGTGCCCTGCATCAAGAGAAATGTTTCAGGAGCAGTTAACGCAGTAGTATCATCGCAGATGGCTATCGCAGGTATCAGAAGCGCGATAGAGCCTGATGAAGTTATAGATTCTATGCGCCGTATCGGTAAGCAGATACCGGAGTGCCTTAGAGAGACATCCAGAGAAGGACTTGCAATAACACCGTCTGCTATAGCTGTAACAAAGCGCCTTAGAGGTAAGAAATAA
- the sdaAB gene encoding L-serine ammonia-lyase, iron-sulfur-dependent subunit beta — MNLFDIIGPIMVGPSSSHTAGAVKIGYVSRKLMGEPIAEATINLYGSFLATGMGHGTRFAIVAGLLGMKPDDKRIPESFKYADEAGMKLSFGEAELAEAHPNSAQLILTGVSGRKLEVIGESIGGSLINIAQIDGIKANFSGDYPTLIVHNVDQPGHVAEVTSMLAHKAINIATMQLYRSSRGGEAAMVIECDKEVPLESIKWLAHLEGITKVIYYSLDEG; from the coding sequence TTGAATCTTTTTGACATAATAGGCCCCATAATGGTTGGACCATCAAGCTCCCACACTGCAGGAGCCGTAAAAATAGGATATGTTTCAAGAAAGCTCATGGGTGAGCCAATTGCGGAAGCGACAATTAACCTGTATGGCTCTTTTCTTGCAACCGGAATGGGCCACGGCACCAGATTTGCTATAGTGGCAGGCCTTCTTGGAATGAAGCCTGATGATAAAAGAATCCCGGAGAGCTTTAAGTATGCCGACGAAGCCGGAATGAAACTGAGCTTTGGAGAAGCTGAGCTTGCAGAAGCTCATCCTAATTCAGCACAGCTTATTTTGACAGGCGTATCCGGAAGAAAGCTTGAAGTAATAGGAGAGTCTATCGGAGGATCTCTTATCAATATAGCCCAGATAGACGGAATCAAGGCTAACTTCTCAGGAGACTATCCTACACTGATCGTACACAATGTGGATCAGCCCGGCCATGTTGCAGAAGTTACCAGCATGCTCGCTCACAAGGCTATCAATATCGCAACCATGCAGCTCTACAGATCCAGCAGAGGCGGAGAGGCAGCTATGGTAATCGAGTGTGATAAGGAAGTTCCGCTTGAGTCAATCAAGTGGCTTGCCCACCTTGAGGGTATTACTAAAGTTATCTACTATAGTTTGGATGAAGGATGA
- a CDS encoding glycoside hydrolase: MKKGIKKAATLGLTGMLAAFEIGCGAGTSTSGVGSSEGNNTNVENGNMELEVTKTIKLDLSKAQTFNDTNGDGYGEFQGFGTSLCWWANRLGYSEKLTSEAATAFFDPVNGLGMTIGRYNVGGGDNVCDLSDSEIESMQDENPFLHKSHIERSDSIVPGYCVDVTKIDLTANSKEYYEENFDRADFECGFAWNYDWEADKNQMNILKAAADAAGDEFIAEAFSNSPPYFMTVSGCSSGGADPSADNLREDSYTAFACYMADVIEHWANEGVINFQSVSPMNEPATSYWEYLSPKQEGCHFSPGESQSKILVELNEQLQEKGIDIVICGTDETSIDSAYQSYITLTDEAKDVVTRIDTHAYQGTQRSTLKALAENENVNLWMSEVDGTYSIGMLETGMQAALGFSDEIIRDLNGMMPTAWIMWDAVDVHVDSNNKFDTCTRAEADEIIATGVPFWGIAIADHDTEELLLSKKYYAFGQFTRYIRPGYCIIGADDYTVAAYNPADGSIVIVAINTRPDDVKWEFDLSDFEGQMSDKTITVTRTSGTMTDGENWAEVSDCVDLTSASNEQSFTATLKGSSVTTFVIK; the protein is encoded by the coding sequence ATGAAAAAAGGAATTAAGAAAGCCGCAACCCTGGGGCTTACAGGAATGCTAGCAGCATTTGAAATCGGATGCGGCGCCGGGACTTCTACGTCAGGCGTGGGAAGTAGTGAAGGAAATAATACTAATGTGGAGAATGGGAACATGGAACTGGAAGTAACTAAAACTATCAAACTTGATCTGTCTAAGGCGCAGACTTTTAATGATACAAATGGCGATGGCTATGGAGAATTCCAGGGCTTTGGAACGTCACTTTGCTGGTGGGCTAACAGGCTTGGTTATAGCGAGAAGCTTACAAGCGAAGCTGCCACAGCTTTTTTTGACCCGGTTAATGGACTTGGAATGACTATCGGAAGATACAATGTTGGCGGCGGTGATAATGTATGCGACTTGTCTGATTCTGAGATTGAAAGCATGCAGGATGAAAATCCATTCCTTCATAAATCTCATATCGAGCGCTCAGACTCTATCGTTCCGGGCTATTGCGTAGATGTTACCAAAATAGACCTGACAGCAAATTCAAAAGAATACTATGAAGAGAATTTTGACAGGGCAGATTTTGAGTGCGGCTTTGCATGGAACTATGACTGGGAAGCTGACAAGAATCAGATGAATATATTGAAAGCTGCTGCAGATGCGGCAGGAGATGAGTTCATTGCAGAAGCTTTTTCAAACTCACCGCCTTATTTTATGACAGTTAGCGGTTGCAGTTCAGGAGGAGCTGACCCGTCAGCTGACAATCTTCGCGAAGATTCCTATACTGCTTTTGCCTGCTATATGGCTGACGTCATTGAGCATTGGGCAAATGAAGGTGTGATCAATTTCCAGAGTGTATCGCCTATGAACGAGCCTGCAACAAGCTATTGGGAGTACCTGAGCCCCAAGCAGGAAGGATGTCATTTTTCACCGGGAGAGTCTCAGTCAAAGATACTGGTAGAACTTAATGAGCAGCTTCAGGAAAAAGGTATAGATATAGTAATATGCGGTACCGATGAAACCAGCATAGATTCTGCATATCAGTCATATATCACACTTACAGATGAAGCTAAAGACGTAGTTACCAGAATCGATACTCACGCTTATCAGGGCACTCAGCGTAGCACACTTAAGGCTCTTGCAGAAAATGAAAATGTGAATCTCTGGATGAGCGAAGTCGACGGTACCTATTCAATTGGTATGCTGGAGACCGGAATGCAGGCAGCGCTTGGCTTTTCAGATGAGATCATCAGAGACTTAAATGGCATGATGCCAACAGCATGGATCATGTGGGATGCAGTGGATGTCCATGTGGATTCTAATAACAAGTTCGACACCTGCACAAGAGCTGAGGCGGATGAGATAATCGCAACAGGCGTTCCGTTCTGGGGAATTGCGATTGCAGACCATGACACAGAAGAACTCCTTCTTAGCAAAAAATATTATGCTTTTGGTCAGTTCACTAGGTACATAAGGCCTGGTTACTGCATAATTGGCGCAGACGATTATACAGTAGCAGCCTATAATCCTGCTGACGGTTCTATAGTAATTGTAGCTATTAACACAAGACCGGATGACGTCAAGTGGGAATTCGACTTATCTGACTTCGAAGGCCAAATGTCTGATAAGACCATTACAGTTACAAGAACCAGCGGAACCATGACAGATGGCGAAAACTGGGCAGAAGTTTCAGACTGCGTTGACTTGACTTCAGCCTCTAACGAGCAGTCATTCACCGCTACACTTAAAGGCAGCTCAGTTACAACTTTTGTGATCAAATAA
- a CDS encoding metal ABC transporter permease, with protein MIDELFMYLQYPFVRYALIVGVLIALCSSLLGVTLVLKRFSYIGDGLSHVAFGALAIASVLNFTNKMILILPITVISAVLLLRTGQNAKIKGDAAIAMISVGALAFGYLLMNIFSTSSNLSGDVCSTLFGSTSILTLTQKEVWACIALSIAVVVIFILFYNKIFAVTFDENFSKAAGTNAGAYNLLIAIVIAVIIVLAMNLVGSLLISALVIFPALSAMRVFRSFKAVTVCSAVFSVVCAFLGMVISILAGTPVGSTIVAVDVAGFLVFCITGRIREGVRI; from the coding sequence ATGATAGATGAGCTTTTTATGTATCTTCAATATCCATTTGTAAGGTACGCACTTATAGTTGGCGTACTAATAGCTTTATGTTCGTCACTACTTGGCGTAACCCTCGTGCTCAAGCGCTTTTCATATATTGGGGATGGATTGTCACATGTCGCCTTTGGAGCTTTAGCAATAGCATCAGTTTTAAATTTTACTAATAAAATGATTTTGATACTTCCGATAACTGTTATAAGTGCGGTGCTTCTTCTTCGAACAGGTCAGAATGCGAAGATAAAAGGCGACGCAGCCATAGCAATGATCTCTGTCGGAGCGCTTGCATTTGGTTATCTTCTAATGAATATTTTCTCTACATCATCAAATCTTTCGGGTGATGTGTGCAGTACCTTGTTTGGTTCAACTTCAATACTTACCCTTACGCAGAAAGAAGTGTGGGCTTGTATAGCCTTGTCTATTGCGGTTGTAGTGATATTCATTCTTTTTTATAACAAGATATTTGCAGTGACATTTGATGAGAACTTTTCAAAGGCAGCAGGCACTAATGCAGGAGCCTATAACCTCCTTATCGCAATAGTCATCGCTGTAATTATCGTTCTTGCCATGAACCTTGTCGGATCACTTCTGATATCAGCTCTTGTTATATTTCCTGCACTTTCTGCAATGAGAGTGTTTAGAAGCTTTAAGGCAGTTACGGTCTGCTCAGCAGTTTTCTCTGTAGTATGCGCATTTCTTGGAATGGTAATATCTATCCTTGCGGGGACGCCGGTAGGATCAACTATTGTGGCTGTTGATGTGGCTGGCTTTCTGGTATTTTGTATCACAGGAAGAATCAGGGAAGGAGTGCGGATATGA